ATCGTTTTTTCTCTGTAAAAAACAGATTTGCTTTTTTGTATATCTATAATGCTATTTAATAAAGAAAAGAACACTTCAGACAAAGCAGAATCTTCCTCAAAAATTACTTCAGACTTGGTAAAGCTTTTGAGTAAAGTGAACGAATCACTAAAAGGCATTTCTCTTGTAAATTGTATGAGCAATCCATCAGCATCAGAATTCCTTTTTACCAAATGAATCTGTTTGGGTTTTACAATATAGCAGCTATTATCTTCAATAGGAATTTTTTCAAAATCAATTAATTGATAACCTCCGCCTTTTTCAAAAAATAAGATTTCAAAATAATTATGTTTATGAATAGTATTAAAATCATAACTATTGTCATGAGATATTTTCTCAATATTGATATTATATGAGGTGTTTAGATCGTGGGTAGGGATATCTATTGGCATAAATTCATAAGTTATATTCTGTTTTTAATAACTTTTGATTTTTAAGAGTAAATACTTTTGCGAGACACTTTAAATTTTAAAAATAATGAAAAAAATAGTTTTCACTTTAATAGCCTTAATAGCGCTTACAAATGTATATGCACAAACAACTTGGAAAGTAGATAAAGCACATTCATCTATCACTTTTTCAGTTTCTCATTTTATGATTTCAGAGGTTACAGGAAACTTTGGTAAATTTGATATTACTGCGGTTAGTAATGAAAAATTCGAAGAACCAAAATTTGAAGTTTCAATAGATGCAGCTACAATCAATACCAATCAATCTGGAAGAGATAATCATTTAAAAGCAGCAGATTTTTTTGATGTTGCAAATCATACAAATATTGTATTCAAGAGTAATTCATACAAGAAGTTAGAAGGAAAAGATTTCGAAGTTACTGGACAAATAACTATTAAAGGAGTTACAAAGGAAGCTGTTTTTAAAGGAAGATTGAATGGAATCATAGAAGGAAGAGGAGGAAAGAAAAAAGCAGGATTAAAATTGACAACCTCTATTAAAAGAGAAGATTTTAATGTAGGAAAAGGAATGAAGCCTATAGGAAAAGATGTTGAGGTAGTTGTTAATATCGAAATGAACGAACAATAAGATATCTTTAATTTTTAACATCATTTTAAACCCAAGAAATACTATCTTGGGTTTCTTTATTTAACGCTTTTAATAAAATAATGAAAATAACAAATAGAAGTTTACATAGAGATTTAGCATATTTTTATGTTGGATTAATTATCGCATTTTCTTTTTCTGGAATAATATTAAACCATCGTCAAGATTGGTACCCTATGGATTATACCTATGAAAATAAACCATTTGATTTAACAATTCCTTCGGAAGAAAAAGAACTTACAAAAGAATACATAACTGAACTTACCAAGGATATTGGAAAATATGATGGGCATAGAGTAAGAAACGGAAAAATTAGAGTGTATTTTAAAGATAATATCATCTTAGATGCAGATGCTAAATCAGGAGAAGGAGTTGTTGAGTATAAAAGGAAAGTTCCTATTATAGGGCATTCAATGTATTTGCATAAATCAACAAACAACTTTTGGGTTTGGTATTCAGATATTTTTGGAATAGCCATGTTAGTTATTGCTATAACAGGGGTTTTAATTCCATTAGGGAAAAAAGGATTTAAAGGAAGAGGTTGGAAATTAGCCGTAGCGGGAATGCTATTCCCTTTACTGTTTTTATTTTTATTCGCTTAAATAGAATTAGATGGACTCAATAACCTTAGATTTTAGTATGTTGTCTATTATAGATGTGTTATCTATAGCAACGTCTTTAATGCTAGGATTTTTATTTATTTCACTTAAATCTAGAAATCAAAAGGCGAATATATTTTTAGGGCTTTTTTTATGGTCTTTGGCAATAGAAGTATTAGATGCGTTTTTAGAGTCGGTACAATTTAAAGAAGTTGAGGTGCACGTATTACAAACCTCTTTAGCAACCATTTCTTTGTTGTTTTTATATGTAAGACTAACTTTTAATTTGAGTATTGAGTTAAAATCTGTGTTACTATTCCTACCTTTTATTATAGTTAACTTTTTTGATTTTCCTGAAGAGCTTATAAAATGGTTTGAGTATTGTTTTAATGGTGTGCTTTTATTACTCTTGTTAAAAGAAGTAAGAAACCATCAAAAGAATATAAAAGATTACTATTCTGATATTGAAAACAAGAGTTTAAATTGGATTAAAACAATTGTATTTATTTATCTCTTTTTCTACGTGTTTTGGATTCTTGAAGAAATAGTTGGTGTGGCAAACGAAGACGTTATGCATTACTTCGCTGCTATTTCTACTATTCTTACTTTTTTTATGATTTATTGGATTGCCTACAATGGATTTTCGCAAATTGAAATATTTAAATCAAAATTGTTTCTAGAGGAAGAGGTTCAAGAAGTAAAGGAGTATAAAGAAAAAGATGCGAAAGATTTATTCGATAAAATTATAAATCAAATCGAAGAGGAGAAGATTTATACAAATAAAAACTTAAATCTACGATTGCTTTCGGAAAAAGTAGGAATTAGAGAAAAAGAACTGTCCAGACTAATTAATCATCATACTCAAAATAATTTTTACTACTTCATTAATAAATTTAGAGTAAAAGCCTTTAAAGAGTTACTGTCTTCTAAGAAAGCAAAGCAATTATCACTTTTAGGTTTGGCAAACGAAGCGGGGTTTTCTTCCAAGTCCACCTTCTATGCAGTTTTTAAAAATATTGAAGGAATTACTCCTAAACAGTACCAAAATCAATTAAAAAAGTCCGAATAACCGTTATTCGGACTTTTTTAATGAACTAAGCTATAGTGTTGGGCAGTCTTTTGCTGTTATACATCATAATGATAAAATTTTCAAAGTATGATTAAAAAAGCTGTTTTAACAAGTATGTTGTTTTCTATTTTAATGAGTTGTATGTCTTGTTCAAATAATGATACAATCGTTAAAAATGATACATTATCTCTAGAAGAATATTTAAAAAAGAATGCAGATTATGTGCATAATATCTATGGATTTTATATTGTAGGAAGCGCTTCAAAACCTAAAGAAGCCACCCCAAATACAACTACAGGAAAAGAAATATTCGAACATAGTGTGCGTCTGTTTAGTAGTTTTTTGGATCAAAATAATGATGGGGAGGTTGACGATGATAAAAAGAATTTAAACCAATGGCTTGCACAAAAAACCATGTTTATTTCTGGGCCGTTAAAGATGGTAGATAAAATATCAGAAGCTTCACAATTAAGAAAAAAAGGACTTTATGGAATGAGTATGCAAACAGATAATTGGCCTTATGTAAAAAACTACAACGGTAAAGGTTGGACTTTAGATAAGCTTTCATCTTCAACATGGAGGCCGCAAGTATTTAATGCATTATGGGAGGAAGTTTTTCATACAGTAACAGAAGCAATAAGTAGAACTGATAATGAGTTTGCTTTTACAAATGGTAAAAAGTTACGTCAATTTATGGAAGATGATATTGCCGCAAAAACTTATGATATTTCGGAACAAAATGCTGCTGAAAATGGAAATTATGATAAAGTAACTGCGGTGAATGAATATATACATCAAATTTGGGCAATCAACTTTGCTGGGTTAAGTGAAAAACTGAATTCACATCAAAAAAAGGCATTGGAGTTTATGAAAACTAAAAAAGTGCCAATGTCAATAGATGCTAAATATAACAGAATGATAGGAACAAAAATTAAGTAAAATTAGATAATATGAGAAAATTAATGAAATTAGGAATGTTGGTGTTTGCCTTGATTGTTATGGGATGTGTTGCTTGTTCTCAAAATGATGATCCAATTAATAATGGAAATCAAAATGGAGTTATTAACGAAGGGAATGACCCTAATTTTAAGATTATAGCAAACTCAGATGCAGGAATGTCTAGCTTTAATAGAAAAGTGGTGGTTTTTGGAATAGACATTTATGCAGTGGCTAAAGTAGAAGACGCAAAATTATTACATGCGGCTAATGTAATGGCGCAATACTTAGATAATAATGAAGATGGAGTTGTTGATAACATCAAGGTGTTAGAGGAAATGAAAAAGAATAAAGCATTTTTGTTTATGTGGAAGTCAGAATCTGATATGAACAATATCAATCCACCTTCAGGTAGATTGGGACAGGATTTAGGAAACGAAGAAACAGTACCGAATTATGTTACTGGAGGTAAGAAAGGTCGTTTTGATGCGTCATTAGAAGAAGTGTGGCATATTATTACACATGCAGGGTATTCGAAAGCGTATCCTGAGGTGTTTGGCGAGAATGCAGGAACATCGTTAACAAATGCTATGGACAATGCAAGAGGTGGTAGTTTTACAAGTATACCAAACCCTTATCCAGCAAATGCTTGGTATACTTATGACGATACAACTTGTACCTACGATTGCCAGGCTACAGAATATTTTTATTGGGCAATGAGCTCTATTTTAGGAGCACAAACCACTAGGTTAAATGAAATTCAACAAGAGTGGAGGTTGAATACTAAAGACAAAGTTCAAAAAACAGATGCTGCGATATACGGGTTATTAACAGATAACCAATATAAATTCCCAACGGAGTTACCCGATGGAACTTATAAGAGATAAGTTTGGCGTATTCTTAAATGAATGTTTCTAAATATCACTAGAAAAACCCCAGTAAAACTGAGATGTGAAGTAGGGTAAATCTTTTTGATATTGTTTTAAATAAAAGCGAATAGCTTTTAATGTTGTACTTTATCACTGAAGAAGAAATTGGAAGTATAACATAAGTTTTGTGCGAAAAGCGCATACTTCAGATGTCATCCTGAAAAGGGATTTGATATAACTGAAGTATGTGCTTTTTTTATTTGATAAATTTTTAAAACAGGTAAAGATGAAAGTAAGAAAGATTGTGTTGTTAATAACAACAATATTTGTATTAGTTGCTAGTTGTAGTAGCAATGATGAATTAGTAAATACTCAGAAAACTTTTGGAATATTCAGAGTATTGGATGATGGAAAAACTGTTGAAATGAACGGAACAATTAATAGTTCTTCATTAGTCAACTTTAATAAGTTGTTTACGCGTTATTCAGAGATTAACAAGATTAATATTAAGAACTGTGATGGTTCGTCTGACGATCGAGTAAACTTGCAACTTTCTAAAAGAGTATTTGATTTAAATATAGAGATTCATTTATTGGAGAATGCTGAAATTGCTTCAGGAGGAGTAGATTTCTTTCTAGCAGGAAAGAAAAGAACTAGAGATATAGGAACGAAGATAGGCGTACATTCTTGGTCGGATGGAACAAATGAAGCTACTGATTTTCCAGAGGGGCA
The sequence above is a segment of the Tenacibaculum sp. 190130A14a genome. Coding sequences within it:
- a CDS encoding AraC family transcriptional regulator → MPIDIPTHDLNTSYNINIEKISHDNSYDFNTIHKHNYFEILFFEKGGGYQLIDFEKIPIEDNSCYIVKPKQIHLVKRNSDADGLLIQFTREMPFSDSFTLLKSFTKSEVIFEEDSALSEVFFSLLNSIIDIQKSKSVFYREKTIHMLSSLLYSLEEQNIKSKKNKLNEVTIHFIDLVEKHISNLTVSEYAKELSISTKKLTEIVKSDLNYTPLKYIHNVLILNIKRDLAFKQLTHKEIAYHYNFDSPSNFSIFIKKHTGLTPTKLQKQLTLQ
- a CDS encoding YceI family protein gives rise to the protein MKKIVFTLIALIALTNVYAQTTWKVDKAHSSITFSVSHFMISEVTGNFGKFDITAVSNEKFEEPKFEVSIDAATINTNQSGRDNHLKAADFFDVANHTNIVFKSNSYKKLEGKDFEVTGQITIKGVTKEAVFKGRLNGIIEGRGGKKKAGLKLTTSIKREDFNVGKGMKPIGKDVEVVVNIEMNEQ
- a CDS encoding PepSY-associated TM helix domain-containing protein: MKITNRSLHRDLAYFYVGLIIAFSFSGIILNHRQDWYPMDYTYENKPFDLTIPSEEKELTKEYITELTKDIGKYDGHRVRNGKIRVYFKDNIILDADAKSGEGVVEYKRKVPIIGHSMYLHKSTNNFWVWYSDIFGIAMLVIAITGVLIPLGKKGFKGRGWKLAVAGMLFPLLFLFLFA
- a CDS encoding helix-turn-helix domain-containing protein, translating into MDSITLDFSMLSIIDVLSIATSLMLGFLFISLKSRNQKANIFLGLFLWSLAIEVLDAFLESVQFKEVEVHVLQTSLATISLLFLYVRLTFNLSIELKSVLLFLPFIIVNFFDFPEELIKWFEYCFNGVLLLLLLKEVRNHQKNIKDYYSDIENKSLNWIKTIVFIYLFFYVFWILEEIVGVANEDVMHYFAAISTILTFFMIYWIAYNGFSQIEIFKSKLFLEEEVQEVKEYKEKDAKDLFDKIINQIEEEKIYTNKNLNLRLLSEKVGIREKELSRLINHHTQNNFYYFINKFRVKAFKELLSSKKAKQLSLLGLANEAGFSSKSTFYAVFKNIEGITPKQYQNQLKKSE